The DNA region AATATCTGTGAAGACCTGTGAGGTGATGGCTGTTGGGATATTGtcttataaaaaatgtattgaactgatattcattcataattcctgagtgcgtgtatgtgtgtgcgtgctttGGTATCACAGAGACAGGCTTGAAGTGCCTGATTGATAATTCGTGAGTGCATGTACATGTGTGCTTGTGGTGGTACCAGAGAGGCGGGCTTGAGGTCCTTGATGATGGGGTTATCTCGCACTGACAGGTGGAGCTGGTACCCGCTCAGCAGGAGGCGGTGGTTGATGGAGTCTCCCACTAGGTGGATGCTGGCGCCCATGACGAAGGTGATGATGCAGAGGTAGACTGCAGAGCGTGGGACTGCTTGGGGGCTGCGCTCTATCAGCTGTGTTAGACACATATGTTTACACCCAGAGAGGAACACCATGTACTGTGCAAATGATGAGAGGCATCACAGCAAGACGTCTGATCACTCAGGTGTGAATATATTCATTATGGAACTCAAAGTTTATCTTTCACCACTTCATAGGACAAAGCTCCTAATACACAGAATAAATGTATAATGATTGGGTTATTaataacaaatgcattttttgagTGTTGAAATTAACATATTAACAAGGTGCTTTACTATGACTGAGATGATTATACAGTGGAATACATCAATTAATCAAATTCAgtatatgatgttttaatagcACTGTACTGTGTACTTAaatgcaaactaggtacatttgcagatTTCTGGTCCAAAACACCGttctaagtttgtgctgcctgcGGTGATGCAATTTCTGCTATTTCTAGTAGTTGGTGATGAGACTTGACCGGGCTTGGTCCTGACCTGATCTCGGTTTTGTCCTTTTAGATTTACTTTGGTCCATTTCTAGtgctggtctagttcaggttttagttatttagtcgcagcataaaatgacatgggaGAGCTGGCTCCAAAAGGGACCCTAATaaacaacatgttttaaagatgtactatgtaacttttcatgtggggactccatggagattcaaatgttttttcataGACCTCTCctcagacctgacctgtaatatGGCCTGGTGGCGTGACTTGATTGTGACTTCtttagtttaataccatacaggtaaagcaataatatctccatggaaacaagcaggtggcgggcCATCTAAGATAACGCCACACACTTTTGTAGCAAAAAATGAGTAAACCTGTATCACTGTTTCTGTCCGTTTTTCCCCCAAACTAAAACAGcaaacagcattcatctttccTTTTCACTGTTTTATAATCATGTTAAATAATTTCCTATTACTCATTTTAGTGCTTTTAGACTCACCAAAGTGTCGTCGCACATTATAGCCCAATGTTAtaacaacagacattttaaagatAATACATACTTCACTCACTGTATTATTTTTCAGTAGCAGATGTGGGTAGAGtaaccaaaaattgtactcaagcaAGAGCAACAttcctacttaagtaaaagtacaaagcagtggtccaacaaattactcaaataagagtaacttaGAGAGTAACTGTTGAGACAtctcatttataatttaaagttaatataattggaaatattgcacaaaatcaggtattttcaaagaatagacacAAAATTGAGACAAACTGCAACATATCTGAGgaagcagtgcaagaaacacaaatgttcaaataatttcatactgtcggcataaagcttttgtcgcttagacttactcacagtgggaagaggaaccaaaactgactcttacatcagtaaaaaaattactcaagtggaagtaaaagtatgtggctagaaaagtactctgacaAGTgcaatttcttttaaaaaaggTAACCGAGTAGTACCCACCTCTGAACAGTAGTAACCCTGCAGGTATTCGGgttgtttacttttttcatattgttttgGTACTATATCTCTTTGGACTGTTACcctaaatctttatttgtattgttaggATCTTTTTTACCTAAGCTTAGTAACACCATCTGTTGTTGTGCATGAGTGTACCTCTTGTTTGTGCGTCTAGCTGTCTCTAGCCACTTTGATTAGACTAAACAggtatgattgttttgatggtataaatacactgtatgtattttCACTTGTTAGCAGAAGGCGAGACGACACTATTAGGGacagctctttgacgattgtgcacagttgattcaataaaccagaccttttgattcaagacaacttctctgttattttatatttttaagttgaAATTTCACAACATGACGTTTTGTTTATCTGGCCAGTTAAGGTTTTTCTCTAGAATTCCCTTTGGCTCTTACCTTGAGCATAATGAACGGCGTCAGAATATTGTAGGCCATGTGAAAATAATCCCCCGCACTGGGCTTGTTCAGAGGAAACCACTCCAGAGGAAGGATGatctaacacaacacaaaagcACAGATCTTTTAGCATCTTTTATCATATTATAACATAACTCATCATATTTTATCACCCCATTTCAAACAGTACAATGTTGTGATTGTGAGAGGCCGTTACCATGACAATAGGCCTGCCAAAGTCCAGGATCCAGTTCTGCAGTGTCAGGACCATCCACAGGTCCAGGTGGAAGTGCTTTCTCTGTGGCGGTGAGTGATTCTTCAGAGCAGCCAGCGAACTACAAAAGACGTTTGTGGGAAGAACATTATAAAACAGTTGTGagtgttaaagcagacctattctgcaaaattgacttttcagacctttaaaccatgttatagatgtttctcctcaccatttactcaccctaagttgtatttggagtgttttgtgcatgtttgaggaatctttaatcactattttcaagaagccattttgatggtcaacccctgttttcactgccatatgataatttattttttctgggGGTTTTTGGAACGAACAGACTTACACAAAATCACTACTTACATACTTcctatttaatttaataataataatttaaaaggtacagtatgcaactttctgtgagtacatcacctgcatgattttaTGAAAATAGCAGGAGGCTGTGGTCCCTTCGGATCTCACCCCAAGAACAGTGTCTTTCCCTCTGCCGTTGGATTCATGCTCTCTATAACACTTGTTTATAACAtctgtcactttataacaccagttactgtcactttaaacaacTGTAATTAACCTGTTTGCACTGATGTTACACTGCTGTTCTGCTCATCCTGTATATCTATATTTGTAtatcaaagtattttttaaccttattttaatgcatgcacttatttttatttaattttatcattgtctgtttatattattattatttgtttaatgtTGCACCATGACGCCAAGTTCctcatttgtgaattttgttcactgacatgGCAAGAAAACGTTTTCATATGTCGGAACTTTCTCTATAAAGATAGATGTTttttgtcacactgtggaagattatagatTACAAAGGAACAAaacttccatggaaacaagaaggaggAGCCTCTCTTTCAGACCAAATTAGAGTCAGGTGTTTGGAGATACAAGCCCACCCAcaataaggacacatgttttcttCAAAGATCTTTTTCTAAAATCCCCCACTATCGCTTACGATTATCCTCTAGTACTGAAATAACTGGTTGAAACTCGGTCTCTACCACAAAAGACATGCCACATACAACTAGTCTATAGAAAACTTTGTCAAAGCAACAATCTGTGGCCTTCATGTGCTTCTCGTGACTACAGTCTGAGCAGCTGTGGATAAAAGATTGATCCATTTCCTCCAGCTCTGTGTGGACAATATAATAGAAAGAAGAATGTCTCTAAAAGCCCCAGCAGAGATTCAATTGGCAGCATGTTTGTCGAGGAGTTCCAAAGACATGTCAAGATTGGCCTAAAATCCAACAAGACAATCAAATTTTCCTGAACAATGTGATTTGGGGTCTAGCTGTGGTCGTGTCTACACATGccaaaaaattttttttttttaaactgtactgGCCACTCAAGTctactcattcacacacaaaattcacatggtgggtgaagtgtcaaGTATGGGACAGTAGTTTTGTATAGTTGAAAATTACATCAAATCACTTACCTTTGAGTAGATGATGGAAAAACGCAATGTCACCCCATTTTATTAGAATTAAAAGAAAGGAATAACTTAGTTTTCGAAGGAAAGATAAAGTTTAACACCTTAGTGCAAAGAGGATACTACAAAAATATGACTACTCTGATTCATTATGGGTTAGTATTTTCCTTATTATACTTGTATTATGAAGAGCAGGGCACTGTGTGAGCAGAAAGTTAGTTAACAATGTTTAGATTatatattttagtgaaaatgATCAAAAGCAGCCCTACGTAGCATCCCAAAACTATTATCAGAGTTTATCGTCCATCAGTTGTTGTCTGTTTTACTGATAAGAAGTGAAATGTATactctagtaaaagtaaaagtaaaggacAAGAGTAATAATGTGTAAGTAATAAGTACTGAAATAGACTAAGGTTTGGAAAAAAGCAGAACCATGAGATGTGAGTGATCACATAATTAGAAAGAAATCTGattgttttgctgtttacatgtcattttaaaactCTTATTACTCAGAAATCTCATAATAATCAGATTGTGTGCGTGCATGTAATCTATCCTGAGGTGGCAATGTGATGACTGGGTTTTGTCCTGTGACTTATAACgtttaaaatgtaacaaatgacaaaaataactactcaaaaaagcacaaataccAGAAAACTCTACTGAAGCACAGGAACTTGATGTATTAGTAATTAGGCCTACTTTCCACACCTGAAAGTAGCTTAGTATAGAAGTTATATGCTATGTTTAATTCATGTTAGAATATGCTCAGTTATAAGAGATATTGGTCACACATAAAGCACAGTGCGGCCTGTCACGTGAGCAGTTTAGACTCTTGGATGAAAAGCTTCTCGGCCCGTTACATTTTAGCTTAAATGAACGCACACAACAGTCTACAGAGTGTTTACAAACCTCATCTGTGCTGAGGCTTGGGGACCTCGACGTTTTCTGGCCGTCTGCATTCTCAGTCTGTCTCAGTAAGTTTGCAAACTCTGTTTTATTTGACAATTCCGAAATAAAGTGAGTTGAGTAGCGGCATCCTCTTCTCTAGTGCTTCACTTCCGTGTTTACCCCGTTAGCCCCGCCCACACTATCGTTTTGCCCGATCACACTGCAGCAGTCCCAATAAGCCTTACTTTAGTGACTAAAGTGACTTGGTCACCcgaaaagtaagacgaggaagtctgatgaagagtatttagcacttggcttcaccgtgactccggtgaaCGACAGACcggtgtttatttaattttatttattttgtatttgatatttaattaaatttcatgatattttattttattttttgagtatcaaatggttcaatcagtttttccaaaaatatgtatagttcaaataaggataaaataaataaataaataatttaaaaataatcgCGGGGCGCgaaatgttttcttcttcataGGGGGgacatgatagaaaataatggAGAAGCACTGCTTTAGTCATACTTAACCCTTCGGCTTCCCTATGGACATACAGgtccattttgtcattttttcaaacttagtccaatgaaaaaatattaaattatgatGATCAAACTGCTGAGGATGTCgatgtgcagatgtgtgtaAACTGACATCCCTGCATCACTCcactaatataaaaaaataaatacataaataataataataatacacttattattattattattattattattattattattattattattattattattattattattaggcccaagcCTGGGACAACCTCCCagtgagggactcattaaaaacgcgtccggagcatggaaaatggcaaaaattaagtagtaaacacacctcgacatgccagtgagtggtgtcaaaaattagaactcgacaagctctaattgtcacccaagaccctgagaaaaaagaaaaaataacaaaagacgactcagtagcgccacctcaaacttttttttcatggggccaatgggagcccgactcagaaaaaagtcgacgtaaaaatctgaatctCACgtcaaaaatagaacatgtcgggacatgacaaaaatgatattatggccccgccctaaaatgtacaggaagtcagccatattggatcaaaccagggaatgacaaaagtgcacaccctcgcattcaggacatctcctcgcacaAACCACTTCAagtttggccaaatcccactaaacccatgtgtgattaaagattatcaattatattttgattatgactttgggtgtggttatggtaaattttcaacaaaatcgcaattttttagaatatttcaattaaatatttctctttcacacatttttgttaggaaaacgctaatacagcatttatgcacatttgtgagctgaataCTGATGTGTAAATTGTGGCACTATTTCACAAagtggctctctagcgccctcttcaaatttcattttgaaaaatttgacaacacaatcgatttgtcgtggacttatgaaaaaattcacaggggccttatttgtgatggggcacaatgtgagaaagtcacatgtttCTTTCtcttatggtttaggagaaaaataatgggtggaaaaaaaatttccattattaggcccgtgCCTGGGACAACGCCCCggtgagggactcattaaaaccgcgtccagAGCCCGGAAAATGGCacaaatcaagtagtaaacatgccTCGACATGGCAGTGATTGGTATCAAAAATTTGAACTCCACAAGCTCTAATTATCATtgaagaccctgagaaaaaataacgaaagacaactcagtagcgccacctcgaACTCTCATTTTCATTGGGCCAATGGCCACAAAATGGCCCTCttcaactttcattttcaaaaattcaacaATCGAGTTGTCGTGGACCTGTGAAAatattcacaggggccttatttatGATGGGGCACAacgtgagaaagtcacatgactgtagctgttatggtttaggagaaacataatgggtgggaaaaaaaattccattattattattattatacttacctcTTTgaggtcatttttgaccccctgaatgttaacgaaaagtcaattttattggacccaaaattcaagtttggcgaaaaattaattattttgatgttcacaaaaaatattctttcaaaatgactcaatagcagtacctcaaaaataaaaatacattacggcaatgagagaccttttttatcgtagacaaatgaaatttggtacaaacatagaacatttcaagacaagtaaaaaaatatattatgaccccacccctaaaccctacaggaagtctcAGGAAGTTttaattcaagaaacttgcaaactgaacaaaattaaCTAGACCGATGTGGAATTATAGGCAACTTATTTGGAATTTTCTACATCAAAAAATGTGGTCGTAACGATATACAGTTtacataggtcagacattacattgctccacagcgcccccttgaacttttgaatgagaccccaaaaatgtattttgtcataaacatttgaaatttggcatgaacatccctacTGCCATACTGAACACAAAAATttatgagaacatacctctattcaATAAATGTGTCATTCAAATGAATAAGGTTCAGAGtgctggactttgttgtagactaaatagatgctctacactaatccagCTATGACATAAAATTCAAGAATGGTGAaaaatttttcattttcatgtgCTAAAAAATGTATGCTTCAAAACGACtcaatagtgccacctcaaaagtcaaaatacattatggcaatgagagacctttttcaccatagacaaatgaaatttggtacaaacatagaacatgtcaagacaagcaaaaatgtatattatgacTCTCACGTTTGAATTTTTACGCCATGGatgttcattcaagaaacttgcaaattggtcaaaatgaactagacccaagtgggattataggctactcttttAGATTTtgctaagtcataaaatgtgggcgtggccaacatgtaaacaaaaatggcgtttagtatttacttgcacttaactcaaacatgctgtgccctgtaaaccggcattaatatacattttcgtaacactgttgatctgaacctaatggtatacaatttacataactGAGACAATCCATTGCTCcccagcgcccccttgaaattgtTAATGGGATccaaaaacattgttaaaaacatttgaaatttggcctggacattcccatactgaacaaaaaatccaatgagaacaaagctccatttaaaagtgcgttgccatggcaacgtctgacatttctcattgaaaaaCATGGGGTTTTTGTTAACTTGGATGAAATAATGACTTCGTCATAGACTATTGAAATTCGCTACACatgaaaatgtcagaaatgctctcattggaatgaatggagtagtattactcagtcactgattttggggggaggggtgatgtaagcgggaacaagAGGCAAGAACTCCATGGTGGCATGtgccccgcggtcgcaaggggtggcgagggcctttatcattGCTtgcagtttattattattattattattattattattattattattattattattattattattattattattattattatgtaatgttgtatcctcattaaaaacacacctggagttgtggagaatagctgttaactttaaaacttaatgacatcataaagttgtaaagagcattttgagatgtagacagactagtaataaaggcttactcaaacatatgtcaatgaaacaaaacacaactctgggtatgtttttgaaatggaaacaacattccaacatggcTAAAGCTCAGAGgagtcaaatttgcataatataggacctttaaataataagGCATTGAAGGCTTTTGCAAAATGGTGTCTTATTATTCCAGACATCATACATGATTCCATACATTCCATGCATGATTtcctagagttttgtttttttttttttttttttaaactatattgcagaattgtgctaaaatgtgaCCTGTAAATGTTGTTCGATGTTCATGCTCTAGAAAAAGTTAAAGAACTATAAAATAAACCACCAAAATACCTTGTTTCTTTGCCTAGATTTTTAATTACAGACAATATattcaatattgtaattttgcatATGCATTTTTCAGAAAGTGGTGGCATTATTCAACCCTAATGGCAACTcctaacaaataatgataagggtAAAGACTGCatcataaagtgggatatttgCTGCAAAAATAGAAATTATCACATCCTCAAATTCTGAAACGTGAATGCACCCTTTGGAATAAGCTGTTGTATGAAATATCACCCagttattatgtaaaatttttgtatttttcttctcatAATTTATATAGACTAGTGGTTCATGCTTTTCCCAACTGCACTTGTAATTCTGTCTAGTCCCCAGCAGAGGGCATACTGTGTTTGATGTAAATAGTGTGGGAtatgtttgtcattttaatcagTTTGGCATCAGAGCAGCTAACTCTGGTGCCAAACTCGTTGAGTCCAAAGGCGAACTTCACTCGCCTTTCAGATGACCATTCAGGAGGCGCCCAAATCCAAGCAGAATTTACAATGCGTTGACACTTGCGCAATCACCACATCACAGTTACAACTGAACTGGGACCAAAAACCTGCAGCCAGTGTGaaatagaccaggactgagccaagtCTGGACCCCAACTGGGCttaaaaataagactaaaaaGTGTGAATGCACTTTTGTGTCTTTTCAAATGAATACAAGAGACAAAAGTTGACTCACAATTGGCTACAACACAACGTGACCATTCTTTTTCTCAATGCCTGCATATGCCCTGCACCTGCCGCCTCTTACAAATATAACAGCGATTTATAACTTCACTCTAGTAGGGTACCTCCTGACcttagctttcagggggccctaagctgaatttgtctctggggacCCCGACAGtggatgcctcctggctcaACTTTTGGTGAtttacatttgacaacattatgacgcTTAAATTTACATCATAAAGGgtcttgcaccggtgtaaatacatagctgccctcacctttaacatctaggcaaatacatatttaatatttgtaacttgaataagtgacaaatacagaaaaagttaattaacaagtttaaaaagtagtttgtttatttttaaacaaatctggccctttgagggcagccattttgctgatgtagcCCTccgtgaaaatatgtttgacaccccagttttagagggatatttaggctgctgctTACACATAACCCCTatttccaataaaacttgatatattattttcagtataaatgtatgggctcttgggggc from Periophthalmus magnuspinnatus isolate fPerMag1 chromosome 3, fPerMag1.2.pri, whole genome shotgun sequence includes:
- the cln6a gene encoding ceroid-lipofuscinosis neuronal protein 6a; the protein is MQTARKRRGPQASAQMSSLAALKNHSPPQRKHFHLDLWMVLTLQNWILDFGRPIVMIILPLEWFPLNKPSAGDYFHMAYNILTPFIMLKLIERSPQAVPRSAVYLCIITFVMGASIHLVGDSINHRLLLSGYQLHLSVRDNPIIKDLKPASLIDSFELLYYYDEQLGHLMWYIPFFIVLLIYFCGCFTQAKEQRLPVSGWLLLGPSALYYWYLVTEGQITELFLVTLGCMFAVWVLQRRRGLALDSNGQFLLLSFSLAVLLVGLWVGFLWDDPTLRAKYPGLVYVPEPWSYYTLHIKTSH